The Thalassotalea psychrophila genome window below encodes:
- a CDS encoding S8 family serine peptidase: MKNVITKMTLLAASIAVSAITWAESNNDGPKLPFATSTHAERQTTDIASISRTKQSLTNEYFVILKQPPLALYDGGIDGLAPTSRLGSKHSNTTAKGLLNTKSLASKRYRKHLANKQLEAQNHIESRLKRKVTINRRYDTVLNGFVAELSDNETRLLQQHDAIKFIEKVGFDQIDTDSGPSYSGADKVWSGTAEHGTAGNMGEGIVVGILDSGIASFLEPVDDIFDTENLPPFHPSFTDIGGDGFDHTNPKGKGVYIGDCAYTPATENEPERVAEPNWCNDKLIGIVPIGVYAKDIINGDNNESRNRTGQDINGHGTHTASTAAGNVVKNVKTESQLGKGLRHLYQEDFTYEQISGVAPHANIIAYQVCSPLGSCNQSYALEAIERAADDGVDVINYSISGVATSPWYHAQALGFLAARKAGLNISASAGNSGAEGASSIRTPGNAPWVTGVGANSHNRGFNDKVLTLVGGPADFAETEYIGKGATSALPATEVVFASDVEFTGEGTHSHTHIHSILDEEKYYHESDDAHSYPASTLDNPVAYEHTHVHNNMDAYDVYGIQGACGEDSISAEAVAGKVVICNRGGRDTEGTLSRLIKGYAMHQLGASGLILINTLDSSETLNNDHHTLPAIHLNRKDGRKLLAWLDQGADHKVAINASNLVADDEIAGVMGGFSAQGPDSFSLDYLIPAISAPGVGILAAGIGKGMKDYRISKAAQSDIDFLYMDGTSMSTPHVTGMYALLKAAQPEWTPAQAQSALMLTAASGLKVIDDYVDGEYIYKDANFHLTGSGLARVDRAVASGLILTETFDGYMAADPFGDVPGMAIVDTDGTTPADPNLREEKTRVPAAGWHGKPERMNLASLSKGACDYQCSWTRTFTATKDATWNVSFSYLTEGMELTTNIEQISVRAGEDFTLDVSANLVGELKSVWSFGRVHLTATDSDIPVASLPVAVEFVAGSTPKDVNISAHRDVGTVVVEDVITVGTEDLTFTKSGLFKSEVFVGEVQRAANPTNLYLDYTKNDGLGFHVIPLAIPALAGRLVVEVLETSSPDLDIYIGVDPDGDGQMHPNEMTDIRFWSIKPGANEFLDYEQPRIGQYWILVHNFGDRFNDFQDDAFDPANLIIDDFKLAVSVITEDNDSLTVTAPKEVSREAEVAMKINWELDMDEGDKAYGIIKVSTAEAILDNVGTINVNLTRASDDVQLSLASNETEQTLAGFNIRFAENNTGQDRQYQMSVDLVAGSSVELLAFNASNNGQATNADLQDVEFSQQGDTLTWSYNHPSGSAAKTALLMVNYADVQGYIDLTPTVYSVLDNADKGEISGIAEPVMVYARPVFVLAATEQLVDPGSTVTIVASVEDAVIDNAQIRYQWSQLQGPKVAFSKDQNSITFTVPDNADGKHFEFSLIGSNGVLESKITTINISVTGEDVNAGSSSLSMLFFTIIACCSRRKLMPIAKNNNQ, encoded by the coding sequence ATGAAAAACGTTATCACTAAGATGACATTACTAGCTGCAAGTATAGCCGTTAGTGCCATAACCTGGGCCGAGTCAAATAATGACGGGCCTAAGTTACCATTTGCCACGAGCACACATGCCGAGCGCCAAACGACTGATATTGCCAGCATTAGTCGCACTAAGCAGTCTTTGACTAATGAATATTTTGTTATTCTTAAACAGCCACCACTGGCTCTATATGACGGTGGCATTGATGGCTTAGCGCCAACCAGTCGTTTAGGCAGTAAACATAGCAATACCACAGCGAAAGGCCTACTTAATACTAAAAGTCTCGCTTCTAAAAGATACAGAAAACACCTTGCCAATAAGCAACTTGAAGCGCAAAACCATATAGAGTCAAGATTGAAGCGCAAAGTCACCATTAACCGCCGTTATGATACGGTGTTAAATGGTTTTGTTGCTGAGTTGAGCGACAATGAAACCCGTTTATTGCAACAGCACGACGCCATTAAATTTATTGAAAAGGTCGGCTTTGATCAAATCGATACCGATTCTGGTCCTTCATATTCGGGCGCCGATAAAGTTTGGTCAGGCACTGCCGAACATGGCACTGCCGGCAACATGGGTGAAGGCATTGTAGTTGGGATCTTAGATAGTGGCATTGCCTCGTTTTTAGAACCGGTAGATGACATTTTCGACACCGAAAATTTACCGCCGTTTCACCCTTCGTTCACCGATATTGGTGGCGACGGCTTTGATCATACCAACCCGAAAGGTAAAGGTGTTTATATTGGTGATTGTGCTTACACTCCCGCCACCGAAAATGAACCTGAACGTGTGGCCGAGCCTAACTGGTGTAATGATAAGCTGATTGGTATTGTCCCAATTGGGGTTTATGCCAAAGATATTATTAATGGCGATAATAACGAATCCCGCAACCGAACCGGACAGGATATTAATGGTCACGGCACGCACACTGCGTCTACTGCAGCCGGTAATGTTGTAAAAAATGTTAAAACCGAATCGCAATTAGGCAAGGGCCTGCGCCATTTGTATCAGGAAGATTTTACATATGAGCAAATTAGCGGTGTAGCACCACACGCCAACATTATCGCCTATCAGGTATGTTCACCGTTGGGCTCTTGTAATCAAAGTTATGCCCTTGAAGCAATTGAACGTGCCGCTGATGATGGTGTCGATGTAATTAATTACTCCATTTCAGGGGTTGCCACCTCACCTTGGTATCATGCACAGGCATTAGGATTTCTTGCGGCGCGCAAGGCCGGACTAAATATTTCGGCCTCGGCAGGTAACTCGGGTGCAGAAGGGGCGTCCTCTATTCGTACCCCAGGTAACGCACCTTGGGTTACTGGTGTTGGCGCCAACTCACATAACCGTGGCTTTAACGATAAGGTCTTAACGCTTGTTGGCGGTCCGGCAGATTTTGCCGAAACTGAATATATTGGTAAAGGTGCTACCTCAGCATTACCGGCAACTGAGGTGGTTTTTGCCAGTGACGTTGAATTTACTGGGGAAGGAACTCATAGTCATACTCATATACATAGTATTCTTGATGAAGAAAAATATTATCATGAAAGCGATGACGCACATTCTTATCCAGCCTCTACACTAGATAATCCAGTTGCCTATGAACATACTCATGTTCATAACAATATGGATGCTTATGATGTTTATGGTATTCAGGGCGCGTGTGGCGAAGATTCTATATCAGCCGAGGCGGTGGCCGGCAAAGTCGTAATTTGTAATCGTGGTGGCCGCGACACTGAAGGTACGCTTAGTCGCTTGATCAAAGGTTATGCCATGCATCAGCTTGGCGCTAGTGGCTTGATTTTAATCAATACCCTAGACTCATCTGAAACCCTAAATAATGATCATCATACTCTTCCTGCAATCCATCTTAACCGCAAGGATGGCCGTAAACTATTGGCTTGGTTAGATCAAGGTGCAGATCATAAAGTGGCGATCAATGCCTCTAATTTGGTTGCTGATGATGAAATAGCCGGGGTAATGGGCGGTTTCTCTGCACAGGGCCCAGACTCGTTTAGCCTTGATTATTTAATACCTGCTATTTCGGCGCCGGGTGTCGGTATATTAGCTGCCGGTATCGGTAAGGGCATGAAAGATTATCGCATTAGCAAAGCGGCTCAAAGTGACATAGATTTCCTTTATATGGATGGTACCTCAATGTCTACGCCACATGTCACCGGAATGTATGCATTGCTCAAAGCTGCTCAGCCAGAGTGGACGCCAGCACAGGCGCAATCAGCGCTAATGCTAACCGCGGCAAGTGGTTTGAAGGTTATCGATGACTATGTTGACGGTGAATATATTTATAAAGATGCCAACTTTCATTTAACCGGCTCAGGATTAGCCCGCGTTGACCGTGCAGTTGCGTCAGGACTAATTTTGACTGAAACCTTCGATGGTTATATGGCGGCAGATCCATTTGGAGATGTTCCTGGTATGGCCATTGTTGATACTGACGGTACGACACCGGCAGATCCTAACCTACGTGAAGAAAAAACACGTGTGCCGGCTGCTGGATGGCATGGTAAACCTGAACGTATGAATTTAGCCAGCCTGTCAAAAGGTGCATGTGATTACCAATGTAGCTGGACTCGAACCTTTACAGCGACCAAAGATGCTACTTGGAATGTATCGTTTAGTTATTTAACCGAAGGTATGGAACTCACTACCAATATCGAGCAAATTAGTGTTCGTGCAGGTGAAGATTTTACCTTAGATGTTAGCGCGAATTTAGTTGGCGAATTAAAATCTGTGTGGAGCTTTGGTCGCGTACATTTAACCGCTACTGATAGCGATATTCCAGTAGCATCATTGCCTGTTGCGGTTGAGTTCGTTGCCGGTAGTACGCCAAAAGACGTAAACATTAGCGCGCATCGTGATGTTGGCACTGTTGTTGTTGAAGATGTTATTACCGTTGGTACAGAAGACTTAACTTTTACTAAGTCGGGCTTGTTTAAGTCTGAAGTATTTGTTGGCGAAGTTCAACGGGCGGCAAACCCAACCAATCTATACCTGGATTATACTAAAAATGACGGCTTAGGCTTTCACGTAATTCCGTTAGCTATTCCTGCTCTTGCTGGCCGTTTAGTGGTTGAAGTGCTTGAAACCAGTTCACCGGATCTTGATATATATATTGGTGTTGACCCTGATGGTGATGGCCAAATGCATCCAAACGAAATGACCGACATACGTTTTTGGAGTATTAAACCTGGTGCTAATGAATTTCTTGACTATGAACAACCAAGAATTGGTCAATATTGGATTTTAGTACACAATTTTGGCGACCGTTTCAATGACTTCCAAGATGACGCGTTTGATCCTGCCAATCTGATTATCGATGATTTTAAACTAGCGGTTAGTGTTATCACCGAAGACAACGACAGCTTAACCGTTACTGCGCCAAAGGAAGTGTCCCGAGAAGCCGAAGTGGCAATGAAGATAAACTGGGAACTCGACATGGATGAAGGTGATAAAGCCTACGGTATTATAAAAGTGAGTACCGCAGAAGCTATCTTAGATAACGTTGGTACAATCAACGTTAACTTAACCAGAGCCAGCGACGATGTACAACTATCACTTGCCAGCAATGAAACAGAGCAGACATTAGCAGGCTTTAATATCCGCTTTGCTGAAAATAACACAGGCCAAGACCGCCAGTATCAAATGTCAGTTGACTTAGTTGCAGGCAGCAGCGTTGAATTGCTCGCTTTTAATGCCAGTAACAATGGTCAAGCAACGAATGCTGATCTACAAGATGTTGAATTTAGCCAGCAGGGCGATACATTGACCTGGTCATATAATCACCCCAGTGGTAGCGCCGCCAAAACCGCCTTATTGATGGTCAATTATGCCGATGTACAAGGCTATATCGACCTGACACCAACGGTATACTCTGTACTTGATAACGCCGACAAAGGTGAAATTTCTGGTATTGCCGAGCCGGTAATGGTTTATGCTCGACCAGTATTTGTACTTGCTGCCACTGAGCAACTCGTTGATCCAGGTAGCACCGTCACCATAGTTGCAAGCGTTGAAGATGCAGTTATTGATAATGCCCAGATCCGTTACCAATGGTCTCAGTTACAAGGGCCTAAGGTGGCTTTTAGCAAAGATCAAAACAGCATTACCTTTACTGTACCTGACAATGCCGATGGTAAACATTTTGAATTTTCGCTTATTGGCTCAAATGGTGTACTAGAATCGAAAATCACGACGATAAATATCAGTGTAACCGGTGAAGATGTAAATGCCGGTAGTTCAAGTTTGTCTATGTTGTTTTTCACCATAATAGCTTGTTGCAGTCGACGCAAGTTAATGCCAATCGCTAAGAATAATAATCAGTAA
- a CDS encoding S8 family serine peptidase — MVFKSTSVALLVGSLLSPEAGALDANAASSTSQLPQGSVFTEQVSGSYLLTLTGSGALDRQHWQQGSDRQAILAQISQQQSSVLASVKAIQADAQLISQTRLLANQLFLTMTADTAEQIKHNDQLASVQFVTNAAATNVTTLAAKVTAEDDDSTSPNVGHPYPFLKVNDAGDNITVAIIGPGVDYTHVALGGNGEENSYAEAYFNRANAWGGFPNNVVIGGYDFNSESVMQDYNPLEYHTNITDTRDDSLEYIAGRGTMAAYTIVNSVPDAKILSYKTEGITDGADVIGEKGTHVKLMAALEMAVDPNLDGDMSDRADIILIANTLASGLGYYDERETFHSFGSLITNFVRAASATGALVVISAGDRGHFESYYNIAARALDPAALSVGSSVRAKADGEEVYRYKVAAESPIGPTRGPVSVLKPDILALNSKLTGALAGYIDGYGDIDGGNFFAATRAAAAAASIMSEHPQLSAAEVKALIVNTGMLSLENSIGVAQIGGGSLNPLAATNAYALIYQKENHQPSVNFGQVKVAGKSSFSRDLVIKNITDQSQHYQAAVIVNGEKHNNNALTISFPESVLIPANSEVVVPLTLTLDSALMAEFPIQRGSDYSLAQWEKLALHGYIQLNHQTSPGAAIHLPWLIMPMNNSSLVVNHGSDLAQWQEVLTSTPVEDRFTPPHDANWPFIGGFVAGVSYNQVELENSSNQERTLYALPSIYHSERPAAHLADVRGHIIKSIAGDVLPESQCLSGKKLTLAVTMFEPLALPAARHKDKQGVGSAVVAIKLHNQKNIELANYDPRVLDALAREVGHLSTLKVTYNTDAELVTQWYDLSIPFNYATNNQRWKTTELETISSPNSDTIVTNICTDKLFHGEISEATFNDKIGFQFITDRHVLPTVGERVITHNFSVGGHVVLPFGDEMPADTELQCEPDFVKDHAGNCIYGFSEPTADVDLNEYFNFLEAFSAEPQLNYLCTIASNKVFYSCTINHSRVNEFTFYSPNTNPGAILCDFEVENAQGQIMATCEQENLIADSGDHITPGIFAWQPIDMKTFLNAPLTNTNSAFLSGVAIKMAKSAELSADAPNWRNIITLQPGERAVVSYLRDLSCGVQVGTEVGSADTSCSAGGYVFEPLTGFSKLAVNAANAPVIAKGQTFSVAEDANIGDVLGTVRTYSPYLKEAYALYPGQVKIKLLSAGTGGPFQLSAAGELSVRDPQYIDFEKQAHYQLSAFIQRGNDTSEAELITISIRNSNDNAPLQLADIEPLALTQNMAMTPFALAGYFADIDGIGTTFTATDLPDGLTIDKSGVISGTPTQGGEFSATVHIFDGSNEYITDVEISVSYDLAAVGSPKGERSSGSFGYLLVLVLVFCRRRLI; from the coding sequence ATGGTTTTCAAATCAACCTCAGTCGCATTGCTCGTTGGCAGTTTACTGTCACCAGAAGCAGGCGCCTTAGATGCCAATGCTGCTAGTTCAACTAGCCAGCTACCACAGGGCAGTGTGTTTACCGAACAAGTCAGCGGCTCTTACTTGCTGACACTAACAGGGTCGGGTGCATTAGATCGACAACACTGGCAACAGGGTAGTGATCGTCAAGCTATTTTAGCCCAAATTAGCCAACAACAAAGCAGTGTCCTTGCTAGTGTTAAAGCGATTCAAGCGGATGCTCAGCTCATTAGCCAAACACGATTGTTGGCCAATCAGCTGTTCCTAACCATGACCGCAGATACCGCTGAACAAATAAAACATAACGATCAGTTGGCGAGTGTGCAATTTGTTACCAATGCCGCGGCTACCAATGTGACAACACTAGCGGCTAAAGTTACGGCTGAAGACGATGATTCAACCTCTCCCAATGTTGGTCACCCGTACCCATTTTTAAAAGTCAACGATGCTGGCGATAATATTACTGTCGCCATTATTGGCCCAGGAGTCGATTACACTCATGTGGCGTTAGGTGGCAATGGCGAAGAGAACTCTTACGCGGAAGCGTATTTTAACCGTGCCAATGCCTGGGGCGGATTCCCCAATAATGTCGTTATTGGTGGTTACGATTTTAATTCTGAATCAGTAATGCAAGATTACAATCCACTCGAGTATCATACGAATATTACCGATACCCGCGATGACTCGTTAGAGTATATTGCAGGCCGCGGGACTATGGCCGCTTATACCATAGTTAACTCAGTACCGGATGCCAAAATACTGTCTTACAAAACCGAAGGCATTACCGACGGTGCAGATGTTATTGGCGAGAAGGGTACCCATGTTAAATTAATGGCTGCGCTTGAGATGGCCGTCGATCCTAACCTCGATGGCGATATGTCTGATCGCGCTGACATTATTTTAATTGCTAATACCTTAGCCTCGGGCTTAGGTTATTACGATGAGCGGGAAACATTTCACTCGTTTGGTAGCCTGATCACCAATTTTGTTCGTGCGGCCAGTGCTACCGGTGCGCTCGTGGTAATTTCTGCGGGTGATCGTGGTCATTTTGAAAGTTACTATAATATCGCCGCTCGCGCGCTTGATCCGGCGGCATTGTCTGTTGGCTCTTCAGTAAGAGCAAAGGCCGATGGTGAAGAAGTTTATCGTTATAAAGTGGCGGCAGAATCTCCTATCGGGCCAACGCGTGGTCCGGTTTCTGTATTAAAGCCCGATATTTTGGCATTAAACAGCAAACTTACTGGCGCTCTCGCGGGCTATATTGATGGCTATGGCGATATTGATGGTGGTAACTTCTTTGCTGCCACCCGTGCCGCTGCTGCTGCTGCCAGTATTATGTCAGAACATCCACAACTTAGCGCCGCTGAGGTAAAAGCATTAATTGTTAATACCGGTATGCTTAGTCTTGAAAACAGTATCGGCGTTGCTCAAATTGGTGGCGGCTCACTTAATCCGCTTGCTGCAACCAATGCTTATGCGCTGATCTATCAAAAAGAAAATCACCAACCCAGTGTTAATTTTGGTCAGGTAAAAGTTGCCGGCAAATCGAGTTTTAGCCGCGACCTAGTGATTAAGAATATCACTGATCAAAGCCAACATTATCAGGCTGCGGTAATTGTTAATGGTGAAAAACATAATAATAATGCATTAACCATTTCTTTCCCTGAGTCTGTACTTATCCCGGCTAACAGCGAAGTGGTGGTGCCGTTAACGCTTACGCTAGATAGCGCCTTGATGGCAGAGTTCCCCATTCAGCGCGGCTCCGATTACAGCTTAGCGCAATGGGAGAAACTTGCTCTGCATGGTTATATCCAATTGAATCATCAAACCAGCCCTGGCGCCGCTATTCATTTACCGTGGCTAATCATGCCAATGAACAATAGCTCGCTGGTGGTTAACCATGGCAGTGATTTAGCGCAATGGCAGGAAGTATTGACGAGCACACCGGTTGAAGATAGGTTTACACCGCCACACGATGCCAACTGGCCATTTATTGGCGGCTTTGTTGCCGGTGTTTCTTATAACCAAGTAGAGCTAGAAAATAGTTCAAACCAAGAGCGCACTTTGTACGCTTTACCAAGCATTTATCATAGCGAACGACCTGCTGCTCATCTTGCTGATGTTCGCGGTCATATTATCAAGTCGATTGCCGGCGACGTACTACCAGAGTCGCAATGTTTATCAGGCAAAAAATTAACCTTAGCAGTTACTATGTTTGAACCACTTGCGCTCCCTGCTGCCCGACATAAAGATAAACAAGGTGTTGGCTCGGCTGTGGTCGCAATTAAATTACATAATCAGAAAAATATAGAACTTGCCAATTATGATCCGCGTGTGCTTGATGCATTAGCACGTGAAGTGGGGCACTTAAGCACGTTAAAAGTTACTTATAACACTGATGCCGAGTTAGTCACTCAATGGTACGATTTAAGTATTCCATTTAACTATGCCACCAATAATCAGCGTTGGAAAACTACCGAACTAGAGACTATTTCTAGTCCGAATAGTGACACTATCGTGACTAATATATGTACCGACAAACTGTTTCATGGCGAAATTAGTGAAGCAACGTTTAACGACAAAATTGGTTTTCAATTTATCACCGATCGCCATGTGCTACCTACAGTCGGCGAACGCGTAATTACCCATAATTTTTCTGTTGGCGGACACGTAGTTTTGCCGTTTGGCGACGAAATGCCAGCCGATACCGAGTTGCAGTGTGAGCCCGATTTTGTAAAAGATCACGCCGGTAACTGTATATATGGTTTTAGTGAGCCAACAGCCGACGTCGACCTGAATGAATACTTTAACTTTTTAGAAGCATTTTCAGCTGAGCCACAACTGAATTATCTTTGTACTATTGCAAGTAATAAGGTGTTTTATAGCTGTACGATAAACCATTCACGCGTCAACGAATTCACATTTTATTCACCAAACACAAACCCTGGTGCCATTTTATGTGATTTTGAAGTTGAAAATGCCCAAGGTCAAATTATGGCAACTTGTGAACAAGAAAATTTGATAGCCGACAGTGGCGATCATATCACTCCTGGTATTTTTGCCTGGCAACCAATAGATATGAAAACCTTCCTCAATGCACCGTTAACGAATACTAACTCGGCATTTTTATCTGGTGTTGCTATTAAAATGGCAAAATCAGCAGAGTTATCAGCCGATGCACCTAACTGGCGTAATATCATTACCTTGCAACCTGGTGAACGTGCGGTTGTATCATACCTACGTGATCTTTCTTGTGGTGTACAAGTGGGTACCGAAGTCGGTTCAGCTGATACTAGCTGCTCCGCTGGTGGGTATGTCTTTGAGCCACTAACCGGTTTTAGCAAGTTAGCAGTTAACGCGGCAAACGCTCCAGTGATTGCAAAAGGTCAAACCTTCAGTGTTGCAGAAGATGCCAATATTGGTGATGTCTTAGGTACGGTTCGTACTTACAGCCCATACCTTAAAGAAGCGTATGCGCTCTACCCAGGGCAGGTTAAAATTAAATTGCTCAGTGCCGGCACCGGTGGCCCATTTCAACTAAGCGCTGCGGGCGAACTGTCAGTGCGAGATCCACAATACATTGATTTTGAAAAGCAAGCTCATTACCAATTAAGCGCATTTATTCAGCGTGGTAACGATACCTCTGAAGCTGAGTTGATCACTATATCTATACGTAATAGTAACGATAACGCACCGCTGCAACTTGCCGATATTGAACCATTAGCATTAACGCAAAATATGGCAATGACACCGTTTGCCTTGGCGGGCTATTTTGCTGATATCGATGGCATTGGCACAACCTTTACTGCCACCGACTTACCAGACGGCCTTACCATAGATAAAAGTGGGGTGATTTCAGGAACGCCAACACAAGGTGGCGAGTTTAGTGCCACGGTTCATATCTTTGATGGTAGTAACGAATATATTACCGACGTCGAAATATCGGTTTCCTACGATCTCGCTGCCGTAGGTTCGCCTAAAGGCGAGCGCTCATCGGGCAGTTTTGGTTATTTACTGGTCCTAGTACTAGTGTTTTGTCGCCGCCGTCTTATTTAG